In Bacillus thuringiensis, the DNA window TAGGAACCCTCTTTTACCCTCATCGATAATATTTATATCTACTCGGTCTTTCGGAACATTTAGTTGCCTTAAAGCATCTTGTACTGCCAGATCGACTGTTTGTCCTTTAGCAGTAATTACACTCACTTGCTTGATCCTCCTGCCTTACTAGCCTTAATTTCTGGCCCCTTGATCAAGTACATTTGAGCGATACCAAAGATATTACCAACAACCCAGTAAAGTGATAATGCAGCTGGGAAGTTAATTGCAAAGACTAAAATCATAATTGGCATAAGCCAAATCATCATTGCCATTTGCGGGTTTTGACCAGCTGTTCCTGCCATTGCAAGCTTTTGCTGAATAAATGTCGTAATTGCCGCGACAACCGGTAAGATATAGTACGGATCTGCCTGCCCTAAGTCGAACCATAAAAATGTATGCTTACTAATTTCTGCTGTTCTCATAATCGCATGGTAAAACGCGAATAAAATAGGCATCTGAACAAATATCGGTAAACATCCTGCTAATGGGTTTA includes these proteins:
- the spoIIIJ gene encoding YidC family membrane integrase SpoIIIJ, which translates into the protein MKKKIGLLAMVIALMAIATGCSEVNQPITPKSTGIWNEYFVYPLSQLITYFANLFGSNYGLAIVVTTLIIRFALLPLMIKQTKSTKAMQALQPEMVKLKEKYSSKDQATQQKLQQEMMQLYQKNGVNPLAGCLPIFVQMPILFAFYHAIMRTAEISKHTFLWFDLGQADPYYILPVVAAITTFIQQKLAMAGTAGQNPQMAMMIWLMPIMILVFAINFPAALSLYWVVGNIFGIAQMYLIKGPEIKASKAGGSSK